One Populus nigra chromosome 16, ddPopNigr1.1, whole genome shotgun sequence genomic window, GTTTTGATGAGCTTCCAAACCAAAAGCTACTCGTACAAAAACTCATTGTAGACTGATATAAACTCATTGTagattgataaaaacaaatctatttGTGATATGAAATAATTGTCAAATGAGTGACACTACCAAGGCACTCTCAAGTCAATATTTAGTGATTTTGCATAACGCAACCTCAATTCTCCCTGGTTCAGATATGAAAAACTACCGGATTGATTTCATGAAAGGAAACTGTGATGAATAATACAAAGGGAGCAAATAATCCACTTCTTACCTGGTTGGGCATAACTCGGCAATGTGTGGTGAATGTCAGCATTTGTGTCAATTTGGACTAAAACTTTATCACGCACAGAAGAATTAAGATTTTGTTCTTGGCATTTTAGTTTCAATTGCTTCTTCAGAGATAACTTTTCTAGACGCCATTCATCTTGCACTCTTGTATGTCctgcaatgaaaaaaaaggatgagattACCAAAATAAACAGTGCTCTAGACAAATATAAGGGTTTACAGAGTAAGAAAATTGCAACTCAAAAGCATGCAAGAAATTTTAGTTAAGAAAACACTTAAAACTGTACCAAACCTGTGTGTAAGTAGTACATGTCTTCCAGCGCCTCAAGACTCTTATTGCAGCCACCAATGAAGACAAGCACACCACCCTTCAGTGGATCCAAGCAGTCCCCAGCCACAGAGAATCTTGCAGAAGGTCCATCTCCAGTTGTCATCACCTTAGTCCAAACACCAGTTTCTGCCCCGATaacaaatttggatgtttagaactacaaataaagataaCTATAACAAGTTTATGTATAATCTGCTCACACTTTCAAAGCCACAGGACAGACaagtaaattattgaaaattggGTGGATTTACAGGGAGAGGGGAGTGCATTTTCCTATGcaactaaaattttatcaacAATAGCATGATACTTACCTACATAAAGCatataaaaatcatcacatAGATTTTGGGCATCTGTAAATccaccaaaacaaataaattcttgCCAAAAGCAACAATGGAATGACCAGCTCGAGGTGGCAACTGCCCCGATAACAAATGTGGATGTTTAGAACTACAAGTAACGATAACTATAACAAGTTGATGTATAATACACTCGGACTTTCAAAGCTAcagaaaagacaagaaaattattgaaaatttggTGGGATTTACAGGGAGAGGGGAGTGTATTTTTCTATGcaactaaaattttatcaacAATAGCATGATACTTACCAACATCAAGCatataaaaatcatcatataGATTTTGGGCATCTGTAAATccaccaaaaacaaataaattcttgCCAAAAGCAACAGTGGAATGACCAGCTCGAGGTGGCAACTTCTGACCCAATGTGTTCAGCTCCTTCCAAACAAGAGTTTCTAACAAAACACAAGAAAGCTAAAGATTAGGCAACACATTCTTGCATGAATTAacaattcaaattataattgaaattaatcatGTGCATGTGTTTGAAAGCAAATACATgacaaatacacacacacaggCACATGTTGTGTAAGTGCATGAAAATGTATAATATGTAAAATAATGAGCAAAACCTGTATCCAGGATGTGGACATCTGACAAATAATAATCATGCCCATCTTCACCACCAATCACAATGATTTTGTCCCTCCAAGATGAGCAAGTATGGCTATCACGGGCAGAAGGTGGAGTGCCTGTTGTTATTGCTTGTTTCCATACAAAAGTCTCTACAAAAGTAGAACATGAATGACATAATGTCTTCAACATGCCGCAGCGCATaacaaattgcaagaaaatgataattgaCTAAAATAGTGGAAGACTTGTCCACTTTCAAAGGCCACCCTCAAAGAGTCTATGAAAAGTTAACACATTAGAAAAATTGATTCAGCCCCCCTTAACCCCGCATCCACAACCCCCACCACACGTGCAcgcgcacaaaaaaaaaaatcctttagcCTAGTTAACCTAGGGTGGTACTGCAGAGCATaacaaattgcaagaaattgtTAATCAACTAGAATAATGGAAAACTTGTCCACTTTCAAAGACCATCCCAAAGAGTCTATGAAAAGTTAACACATATTAGACAATCAATTCAGCCCCCCTTAACCCCACATCCACAACCCCTATCAcgcacacacacaaaaaaaccctTTAGCCCAGTTAGCCCAGGGTGGTAGTCCTGTATAGCATAGGAAATTGATAAATGCATAAATTGTAAACTAAACTAGAGCATGATCATAACCAATACTTGCTGATGGAGAAATTTACCTGTATTCAAGATGTAAAGATCCTCATAATAGACTTCGTGATAATTATCTGAAGATTTCCCACATCCACCATATATAAAAAGTCGTTTGCCAACTAGGGCAGCACCATGACCCTCCCGTGCCTCTGGCCCATCACCTCTCACATTTGGAGTTATCCAAGTATGAGATGCTATAATATAACCAATGAAGGAAGTGTAAGTCATATGATTCAATACAAACCAACAGAAACATACATGTTAAATCTCATTTCTTAGATGCTCTTTCATGATCAGTCTAtttcagcataaaaaatattgcttTCTGACACTTAAGCTATGTAAATCAATGGCCACGTAAAAGACTAGGGCATGACATACAAGGAAAatcaaatggaaaagaaattaaGGACAGGATCACTCACAAGTATCTAAGATATGCAGATCATTGAGAGGGTTCTTCCCATCAGTACCTCCAAACACATACAGATTGTCACCAACAGTTGTACAAGTGTGGCTATCTCTCGGAACTGGTGGGGTGCCATTTAACACTGGCTGGCTCCAGGTCTGGTTAACTACAAGTCAGCAACCCAAAATGAGAGCATAAAAACATTTAGAGGAAACGAAACTGCAGATGAAATCAATAACTCAGAAGGCAACCCATAAATGAATCTCAAGTgaagaaaacattgaaaaaattatcctaaaagAAACCACGAGCACCCCAGCAAGAGAAGATGAAATCTCACAAGTAGCAAAAGCAACTTGCACTATAGAGTACGATATGATCAAATCCCATTAGGTGGGATAGAAACTTTCATGGTCCCATATTACATTGACTCTAGAATAGGACATTAATCAACTTTCAAGTAATTTCAAATACCAAACAAGTCTAACAACACTCcaataaaaaagcaaatcaacaagttacagaacaaaaaaagagtgaaataaCTCCAATAATCACACTTCCTCTAAGCACCAAACattaactgaaaaaattaatgccaaaaaacacaaaaataaatccaCAAAatccccccaaaaaaaaaagttaatgacttctcattataacaaaaataaaaagaaaaagaaaaaaaatcgaacTTTATATAAGCACCAAACAAAACCACCCAAAATTGCAAAAGACTATAAAAGAAAGACGCCCAACAATTAAAGACAACAGAAGTAGAAGAAGTGAAGACCCACCAGTATCAAAGACATGAACTTGGTTGGTCTGGCAGTTATCCTTGCCATAGCCACCAAAAACATATAGAAATCTTCCTCCTTTAATTGAATTACAAGTGTGTCCCCACCTCTTCCCTGGCCCATTTAACTCTTCTATTTGAACtccttgctgctgctgctgctgctgcagcacCCTTTcccatctcatttttttttcgttttttttctgGGAAAATTTTCCCTTCGTGAGGAAAGcgtaggaaaattaaaatataaagatgagGTTATTATGTCTCACACCAGagagaatgaaaatcaaaatgtataaaaataaaaggagtagGGATAATTAGTACTGTAGATTATATCAgagtttgttgttgttttatttttagttttcatgCAGAACACAAGGAAAAGCCTAAGGGTGTCTctatttttccaagaaaaatataaaaatgcattatttttacaaattagaAATCAGAAAAAGACTTTTTCATTTTCCCTTATAAAGCTTGGTTTGGAAAACATCTAAAAGATCTTCCCCAAATTTTTCCACCCACTATAAGCATAATGGAAAAGGTGCTCTCCATCTATTTTCCAGGTAAACGATTGTTGTTTACGACAATAACCTTGTTGTTTTCTTATAATGACATTTGTATCTTTTATACACACACATCTTATCGCTGCCCTAAAACCATCGTAATCTTATCTTTATCAAGGGTACGTTTAGGAatgtataataattatttttaaaaatatattaaaataatatttttttattttaaaaaaattatttttaacattagaatattaaaatgatcttaaataaatttaaaataaaatataaaaaaattaaatttttttaaatatatttttaaaacacaaaacaaacaagctTCCAAACTCTTATCTCTTTCCCTCTTCATCTATGTACATACACACAACTACATGTTTTTCTCACACTTTGTGAGTAAAGttccaatctttttttacaGCTCAACCCTTTTATATTagcttatgtttatttttatgttttttatttaggttttgatttgtttttggttttatgtAGGATTTGTGATATCTTTATCATTTTAGACTTCAATTAAGATAaaagtaatttatttgtttttgaatctcGATTTGTTATATCTTCTCCATCTCATACTTCAATCTTTTCTCTAAGTAAGGCATTCATATGATTTGTAGATTATAAGTTAAATAAACATCAAACAACAATAAGCCGAtgtagttaattattttatttaataaatagttcaaaaaatacataaatagcTTGTTGTCTAACGACCTTGCTTCGATAAAACACAAGCACATGTGTtggattattttcaaaaattcatttaGCAACACCACCTaacattaaaaacatgttagtttaattgtattttttcaagtttcaagaatacaatataaatatatataattgtaaaaataacattacaaTACTTGCATTTTAATGGGAGATGAAGTGTAACTCTCATAGTTTGGAGTGTCATATCTGGCAATCTTGGTATTTGGAGCCTACCCACATAAAGATATTCTCGTGACCAtaattgttataaatattttgttaatttcattatgcatgaaacatttaaatttaaatagttatttagaattttttttatttatacttgtaGAAGTAGTAAACATCCTTCAACATGTTTGACCCTTTTCATGTATACAAGACATATATAACTATATAAGGATGTCAATACAGCATATCCTCATCTATATGTGGGGATGACATCGAAATTTCTCGGGAGCATCAGATAAAACAAATGAACATATATCTCTGTGAGGTCAGTAAATAATACATTGCCAAAGAAATGAAGTATATATGCTCTGACATAcctacaaataaattaaaatcatcataataattaacacaattataacaaataatcaacatatttaaatcataattgATTTTGTACCTCCACAAAACCTTCTTGTCACCATCATCTGGTGGTGTCAAAAATGTCTCCTTAATTGACTTAAAACGTATGCTTACCCCCTTCGATTCAGAAGAAGGGGGTGTTAATCCAATCGTTTATTTGTATAACACAATTCTATTATAAACACCAGTAGATATGACTATCATTCTATCAATAGGCAATCCAAGCAAAATCATAACGTCTTATAGTGTTGGTGTCATCTTTCAATGCTTAAGATGGAACATATGTGTCTCACGTCTTCATCGCTCAATCAGTTCATGAATCAAGCCGTGATCAAGCTTAATATGATCAAAACAATTGACATATAAAAAACCAGTTTGGACCACATATGATTGGACTCACTCAAGTAGTCAAATCCCTCTATATGTATGCCAACAAATAGTGGTCTCATCCTgcataacaatttaaattataattattggaaatataacatttaatgataattaaattaaaaataaattgaaaatatacatACATTGTCGATTATGACATGTTTTTCTATTATGTCTTGTGTCATCGCATATGTCACACCTATAATGTATATGACCTTCTCATGTATCCAACTCGTTGTGGTAGCTAGGTCTTTGAATTTATAGTTGAAGGTTACTAACAAAATGTCTAGCACAATACTAATGACATCCTAAAGGTTGATGCTAAATTTTTACTACTTCATTCTTGATGCTTTCATGtctatttaatattatacaTATACCGGTTCTACCATCAATAACATATCTTTGCAAGTAAAGCAAAAACCATCtccaattatcattattttttcatcaacaatTGTAAAAGCTAATGATAATACCCATTATTGGAATAAAAAAGCAACTACAATCAATAACTTCCCATCATATTGCCCATATAAATGTGTCCCATCAACACTAATAAGTGGTCTATAGCACTTGAAACTTTCAATACAAGATCTAAACTCTCCAAAAATCCACTTGATTATCATTAAGATCTCCTTTTTGTATCTAATCAACAACTATTCCAGGATTTGATTCATTTATTGCCAACAACAACCTAGACAATTTCTCAAAAGACTCCTCATGTGAACCAAAAAGATACCCAATCACCTTTTGTTTTGCAACTCATGCT contains:
- the LOC133676225 gene encoding tip elongation aberrant protein 1-like isoform X2, which translates into the protein MVNQTWSQPVLNGTPPVPRDSHTCTTVGDNLYVFGGTDGKNPLNDLHILDTSSHTWITPNVRGDGPEAREGHGAALVGKRLFIYGGCGKSSDNYHEVYYEDLYILNTETFVWKQAITTGTPPSARDSHTCSSWRDKIIVIGGEDGHDYYLSDVHILDTETLVWKELNTLGQKLPPRAGHSTVAFGKNLFVFGGFTDAQNLYDDFYMLDVETGVWTKVMTTGDGPSARFSVAGDCLDPLKGGVLVFIGGCNKSLEALEDMYYLHTGHTRVQDEWRLEKLSLKKQLKLKCQEQNLNSSVRDKVLVQIDTNADIHHTLPSYAQPGRENFPLNQRQLHQGKKTFQAKVTESLPHGYTIETTVDGKPLRGILFSNKPRSPQIVNHNNSRKRSSVEIGVVLNGDYNSKPKTSKTLKQDAVENMQPDNAHEKESTAQEPKTEAAAVPDLKNLASSNVHQSHETPQNAEPPVAPTLNLNDDMISDAPHSDTEFSKEKSTLAEDSTTWLLNQDGQTDTKC
- the LOC133676225 gene encoding tip elongation aberrant protein 1-like isoform X1, which gives rise to MRWERVLQQQQQQQGVQIEELNGPGKRWGHTCNSIKGGRFLYVFGGYGKDNCQTNQVHVFDTVNQTWSQPVLNGTPPVPRDSHTCTTVGDNLYVFGGTDGKNPLNDLHILDTSSHTWITPNVRGDGPEAREGHGAALVGKRLFIYGGCGKSSDNYHEVYYEDLYILNTETFVWKQAITTGTPPSARDSHTCSSWRDKIIVIGGEDGHDYYLSDVHILDTETLVWKELNTLGQKLPPRAGHSTVAFGKNLFVFGGFTDAQNLYDDFYMLDVETGVWTKVMTTGDGPSARFSVAGDCLDPLKGGVLVFIGGCNKSLEALEDMYYLHTGHTRVQDEWRLEKLSLKKQLKLKCQEQNLNSSVRDKVLVQIDTNADIHHTLPSYAQPGRENFPLNQRQLHQGKKTFQAKVTESLPHGYTIETTVDGKPLRGILFSNKPRSPQIVNHNNSRKRSSVEIGVVLNGDYNSKPKTSKTLKQDAVENMQPDNAHEKESTAQEPKTEAAAVPDLKNLASSNVHQSHETPQNAEPPVAPTLNLNDDMISDAPHSDTEFSKEKSTLAEDSTTWLLNQDGQTDTKC